The following coding sequences are from one Musa acuminata AAA Group cultivar baxijiao chromosome BXJ1-6, Cavendish_Baxijiao_AAA, whole genome shotgun sequence window:
- the LOC103989858 gene encoding plant cysteine oxidase 2-like: MKVQVETRNGEEEKRAVGAKRNAGRLVRKRGCSRRTRRRVQATSTAIQRLFLACKTVFKGPGTVPEPADVQMLQLLLDKMRPEDVGLSTDVLFFKAKSSSKGARITYSTIYKCRNFSMCIFFLPPSAVIPLHDHPGMTVFSKLLLGSMHIRSYDWLDSTPSAKLRPAKLVVDSDFTAPCDTSILYPTTGGNIHSFTAITPCAVLDVLGPPYSREDDRDITYYRDYPDENGVEDHCLGWLEEIDISEDLKMDGVEYLGPQVIDG; this comes from the exons ATGAAAGTGCAAGTAGAGACGAGAAATGGGGAGGAGGAGAAGCGAGCGGTGGGAGCGAAGAGGAATGCAGGGAGACTGGTGAGGAAGCGCGGGTGTAGCAGGCGGACACGGCGGCGGGTGCAGGCCACCTCCACCGCGATCCAGCGGCTGTTCTTGGCCTGCAAGACGGTGTTCAAGGGTCCCGGCACGGTGCCCGAGCCGGCCGACGTCCAAATGCTGCAGCTTCTCTTAG ATAAAATGAGACCAGAAGATGTCGGCCTAAGCACAGATGTACTCTTCtttaaggccaaaagttcttccaaAGGAGCAAGGATCACATATTCCACGATATACAAGTGCCGAAACTTTTCG ATGTGTATATTCTTCTTGCCCCCATCTGCAGTGATTCCTCTTCATGACCACCCTGGGATGACTGTCTTCAGCAAACTGCTCCTGGGGTCGATGCATATAAGATCTTATGACTGGCTTGATTCTACACCCTCAGCTAAGt TGAGACCGGCAAAGTTGGTAGTGGATTCTGATTTCACCGCTCCTTGCGACACTTCAATTCTTTATCCAACAACTGGAGGTAACATCCATTCCTTCACAGCCATCACACCGTGCGCTGTGCTCGACGTTCTAGGACCCCCTTACTCGAGAGAAGACGACCGTGACATTACATACTATCGCGACTATCCCG ATGAAAATGGAGTCGAGGATCATTGTCTGGGATGGTTGGAAGAAATCGATATTTCAGAGGATTTGAAGATGGATGGTGTGGAATATCTCGGCCCACAAGTCATCGATGGTTGA
- the LOC103989444 gene encoding 25.3 kDa vesicle transport protein SEC22-1 isoform X2 produces the protein MVKLTMIARVTDGLPLAEGLDDGRDQKDADFYKQQAKLLFKNLSKGHYEASRMSIETGPYFFHYIIEGRVCYLTMCDRSYPKKLAFQYLEDLKNEFERVNGSQIETAARPYAFIKFDTFIQKTKKLYLDTRTQRNMAKLNDELYEVHQIMTRNVQEVLGVGEKLDQVSELSSRLTSESRIYADKAKDLNRQPGDWRGRRKHGATGWS, from the exons ATGGTAAAGTTGACAATGATAGCACGGGTTACTGATGGCCTACCTTTAGCAGAAGGATTGGATGATGGTCGTGACCAGAAAGATGCTGACTTCTATAAGCAGCAAGCAAAGCTTTTATTCAAGAACCTCTCAAAAGGTCATTACGAGGCTTCTAGAATGTCCATTGAGACTGGTCCATACTTTTTCCA CTACATTATTGAGGGTCGTGTTTGTTACCTGACAATGTGTGACCGTTCTTACCCTAAGAAGCTTGCTTTCCAATACTTGGAGGACCTCAAGAATGAATTTGAGAGGGTCAATGGGAGTCAAATTGAAACTGCTGCAAGACCATATGCTTTTATCAAATTTG ATACTTTCATACAGAAGACCAAGAAACTTTATTTGGACACCCGCACCCAACGTAATATGGCAAAGCTGAATGACGAACTATATGAAGTCCACCAAATAATGACTCGCAATGTTCAGGAGGTTCTTGGTGTTGGTGAAAAATTAGACC AGGTCAGTGAATTGTCAAGCAGGTTGACATCTGAGTCTCGAATCTATGCTGACAAAGCAAAAGACCTAAATCGACAG CCAGGTGACTGGAGAGGCAGAAGGAAGCATGGGGCCACCGGTTGGTCCTGA
- the LOC103989444 gene encoding 25.3 kDa vesicle transport protein SEC22-1 isoform X1 encodes MVKLTMIARVTDGLPLAEGLDDGRDQKDADFYKQQAKLLFKNLSKGHYEASRMSIETGPYFFHYIIEGRVCYLTMCDRSYPKKLAFQYLEDLKNEFERVNGSQIETAARPYAFIKFDTFIQKTKKLYLDTRTQRNMAKLNDELYEVHQIMTRNVQEVLGVGEKLDQVSELSSRLTSESRIYADKAKDLNRQALIRKWAPVAIVLGVVMLLFWVRKKIW; translated from the exons ATGGTAAAGTTGACAATGATAGCACGGGTTACTGATGGCCTACCTTTAGCAGAAGGATTGGATGATGGTCGTGACCAGAAAGATGCTGACTTCTATAAGCAGCAAGCAAAGCTTTTATTCAAGAACCTCTCAAAAGGTCATTACGAGGCTTCTAGAATGTCCATTGAGACTGGTCCATACTTTTTCCA CTACATTATTGAGGGTCGTGTTTGTTACCTGACAATGTGTGACCGTTCTTACCCTAAGAAGCTTGCTTTCCAATACTTGGAGGACCTCAAGAATGAATTTGAGAGGGTCAATGGGAGTCAAATTGAAACTGCTGCAAGACCATATGCTTTTATCAAATTTG ATACTTTCATACAGAAGACCAAGAAACTTTATTTGGACACCCGCACCCAACGTAATATGGCAAAGCTGAATGACGAACTATATGAAGTCCACCAAATAATGACTCGCAATGTTCAGGAGGTTCTTGGTGTTGGTGAAAAATTAGACC AGGTCAGTGAATTGTCAAGCAGGTTGACATCTGAGTCTCGAATCTATGCTGACAAAGCAAAAGACCTAAATCGACAG GCTTTGATTCGAAAATGGGCTCCTGTTGCCATTGTGCTCGGAGTTGTCATGCTTCTGTTTTGGGTTAGGAAAAAGATATGGTGA